From Rutidosis leptorrhynchoides isolate AG116_Rl617_1_P2 chromosome 3, CSIRO_AGI_Rlap_v1, whole genome shotgun sequence, a single genomic window includes:
- the LOC139902018 gene encoding gamma-glutamylcyclotransferase 2-2-like, whose amino-acid sequence MAIRDATFSCIGPLLYDVSLASGRNFTSTPDKESNKYYLGPAPLDDMARQIATAFGPCGNNRDYIFSLEKVMFDIGHEDDMVIELANEVRKVLEIKDLGVPKENGSSRLTGPSNKPKSPMSPHKLMHFAEPIAMDT is encoded by the exons ATGGCAATAAGAGACGCCACATTTAGTTGTATTGGGCCGTTACTTTACGACGTCTCTTTGGCGTCGGGACGAAA CTTTACTTCAACTCCAGACAAGGAATCAAATAAGTACTACCTTGGGCCTGCACCTTTGGATGATATGGCAAG ACAAATTGCAACTGCTTTTGGTCCTTGTGGAAACAACAGAGACTATATATTCTCACTAGAGAAGGTAATGTTTGATATTG GTCATGAAGATGACATGGTGATAGAGTTGGCAAATGAAGTCAGAAAAGTACTCGAAATCAAAGATCTTGGAGTACCAAAAGAGAACGGCAGCAGTAGATTAACGGGTCCTTCTAATAAACCAAAATCCCCGATGTCGCCTCATAAACTGATGCACTTCGCAGAACCAATTGCTATGGACACATAG
- the LOC139898502 gene encoding uncharacterized protein isoform X2, which yields MEAFTKEFEHLKIQLIDLKAVTDDFNESKVIGHGGFGKVYEGELTHHKGQSLVAIKRLDRKHGQGDPEFWKEVMMLSRYSHPNLISLLGYCDDANEKLLVYEHALNGSLDRHLSSTSLSWTQRIRICLDAAIGLCYLHDETGTQQRVVHRDIKSPNILLDRDWNAKIADMGLSRIGPANQEHTAVITEAVGTLGYIDPMYQEWGILTKESDVYSFGVVLFEVLCGRLCTVKMNGAYRSLVRMWKKSYTDKVLSTIIFKNYLMIPLDSTCLKTFSDIAFQCLNEFREHRPKMSRVVQQLKTALVHQEGIPENYEEILKTAVSPIGFKSREELKKLFSQGVLLDGGKTCFSLSRSGGHRELISIAKCFRYTENKSGFSTYYNSRFPVGCYNTKGRYLNTTIRTQFLSPGIAYTVNLIFKYPYIFEDKVVGKQGFIALRYRLGKEKKISIVHLADKSEEDWLIARLHEFTSPQSVVVLEFEFDNSLESSALEGFEFDDSFENLVLEGFEFQPVEINELKMLLSKGVLVNGGNTWFYLTDNEHHCEMISIKECLIPDATSNYSYHTDMNSRFLVGYALTSKFKSHVKAQFLSPHITYTVNFVIKPVFRSKSKHAMIRMMYKFGRENRTFSLFVADKREDDWWMLELFQFTSQGTTADFEIIFVVSNPAIVVEGIEFQPVEIVDNHVLKEDQVLIPSQGTLGLGNHDQEWYFLNGNGKKCLMLSARAACTTRYPIWQYLPESRFGETMGFKVNTYELHITREISCKVLESETGYATYLVYKLDSCDHRSHKIPVWVWDDEVGLKPSEVDDDDKWYIFLVAPRTPVIANGTIDQNATNPANRPKINGIPQQRSNGGWMEVQVWEFQTPSNTHEMIPLHLKLYGPNSLVGVTIQGIEFRPV from the exons ATGGAAGCCTTCACGAAAGAGTTTGAACATCTCAAAATCCAACTCATAGATTTAAAAGCAGTCACAGACGACTTTAATGAATCCAAAGTTATCGGACATGGTGGTTTCGGGAAAGTGTATGAAGGGGAACTGACACACCATAAGGGGCAGAGCCTTGTTGCTATAAAGCGACTAGATCGTAAACATGGTCAAGGAGACCCTGAATTCTGGAAGGAGGTAATGATGCTCTCACGTTACTCACATCCAAATCTCATCTCCCTTCTTGGATACTGTGACGATGCTAACGAAAAGTTACTTGTGTACGAACACGCACTCAATGGAAGCCTAGATCGGCACTTAAGTTCTACTTCTCTCAGTTGGACACAACGTATCAGAATATGTCTTGATGCGGCAATTGGTCTATGTTACCTTCACGATGAAACAGGCACCCAGCAACGAGTTGTCCATCGAGATATTAAAAGTCCTAATATACTTCTCGATCGAGATTGGAATGCCAAAATTGCAGACATGGGACTGTCCAGAATAGGACCCGCCAATCAGGAGCACACGGCTGTTATCACCGAGGCTGTAGGTACCTTGGGGTACATAGATCCAATGTATCAAGAGTGGGGCATCCTAACCAAAGAGTCGGACGTCTACTCTTTTGGGGTTGTCTTATTTGAAGTGTTGTGTGGCAGACTATGCACCGTCAAAATGAATGGTGCATATCGTAGTTTAGTGCGTATGTGGAAAAAAAGCTACACAGATAAGGTGTTAAGCACAATCATCTTTAAGAATTATCTGATGATACCATTGGATTCGACTTGTTTGAAAACCTTTTCAGACATTGCCTTCCAATGTTTAAATGAGTTTCGTGAACATCGGCCAAAGATGTCTCGTGTTGTGCAACAACTAAAGACTGCACTTGTACATCAAGAGGGGATCCCAGAGAATTATGAAGAGATACTTAAGACTGCTGTATCTCCTATCGGCTTCAAATCCAGAGAGGAACTGAAAAAGCTTTTCTCCCAAGGGGTCCTCCTTGACGGGGGCAAAACG TGCTTTTCGTTGAGTCGCAGTGGAGGACATCGTGAATTGATATCTATTGCAAAATGCTTTCGTTATACTGAAAATAAATCTGGATTTTCCACTTATTATAACTCAAG ATTTCCAGTGGGGTGCTATAATACAAAAGGCAGATACCTCAACACAACAATCAGAACTCAATTCCTATCTCCAGGAATCGCTTACACGGTGAACCTGATCTTCAAATATCCATACATATTCGAGGACAAGGTGGTTGGGAAACAGGGATTTATAGCTCTCAGATACAGATTAGGAAAGGAGAAAAAAATATCAATTGTGCACCTTGCAGATAAGAGTGAAGAAGATTGGTTGATAGCAAGGTTGCATGAATTTACTAGCCCCCAGAGTGTTGTAGTTTTGGAATTTGAATTTGATAATTCCTTGGAGAGTTCAGCATTAGAAGGCTTTGAATTTGATGATTCCTTCGAGAATTTAGTATTAGAAGGCTTTGAATTTCAACCTGTGGAAATCAAT GAACTCAAGATGCTTCTATCAAAAGGTGTTCTTGTTAACGGTGGCAACACG TGGTTCTATCTAACTGACAACGAACATCACTGTGAGATGATTTCCATCAAAGAATGTTTGATTCCAGATGCGACAAGCAATTACAGCTATCATACTGACATGAACTCAAG ATTTCTAGTGGGCTATGCACTAACATCCAAATTTAAGTCGCATGTTAAAGCTCAATTCTTGTCTCCACATATTACATACACGGTCAACTTTGTCATTAAACCTGTATTTAGGTCCAAGTCAAAACACGCAATGATAAGAATGATGTACAAATTTGGACGAGAAAACAGAACCTTTAGTTTGTTCGTTGCCGATAAGAGAGAAGATGACTGGTGGATGTTGGAACTGTTTCAGTTTACTAGCCAAGGGACAACTGCTGATTTTGAAATTATCTTTGTAGTCAGTAATCCAGCTATAGTAGTCGAAGGCATTGAGTTTCAGCCTGTAGAAATT GTAGACAATCATGTTTTAAAGGAAGATCAGGTTCTAATACCTTCCCAAGGCACCCTAGGCCTAGGGAATCATGATCAAGAG TGGTATTTTcttaatggaaatgggaagaaatgtCTAATGTTATCCGCAAGAGCAGCTTGCACAACACGTTACCCGATATGGCAGTATTTACCCGAATCGAG ATTTGGAGAAACCATGGGATTTAAAGTCAATACCTACGAACTTCATATCACCAGAGAAATAAGTTGTAAAGTATTAGAATCTGAAACAGGATATGCAACTTACCTTGTCTACAAATTAGATTCGTGTGATCACCGATCACACAAGATTCCTGTGTGGGTGTGGGATGATGAAGTTGGTTTGAAACCATCGGAAGTTGACGATGATGATAAATGGTATATCTTTTTAGTTGCTCCACGAACACCAGTTATTGCTAACGGAACTATTGATCAAAATGCTACCAACCCGGCAAATAGACCAAAAATAAATGGTATTCCACAACAGAGGAGCAACGGTGGTTGGATGGAGGTACAAGTTTGGGAATTTCAAACACCATCTAACACCCACGAAATGATCCCTCTTCATCTTAAATTGTACGGTCCTAATTCACTTGTTGGGGTTACTATACAGGGCATTGAGTTTAGACCCGTATAA
- the LOC139898502 gene encoding uncharacterized protein isoform X1 encodes MEAFTKEFEHLKIQLIDLKAVTDDFNESKVIGHGGFGKVYEGELTHHKGQSLVAIKRLDRKHGQGDPEFWKEVMMLSRYSHPNLISLLGYCDDANEKLLVYEHALNGSLDRHLSSTSLSWTQRIRICLDAAIGLCYLHDETGTQQRVVHRDIKSPNILLDRDWNAKIADMGLSRIGPANQEHTAVITEAVGTLGYIDPMYQEWGILTKESDVYSFGVVLFEVLCGRLCTVKMNGAYRSLVRMWKKSYTDKVLSTIIFKNYLMIPLDSTCLKTFSDIAFQCLNEFREHRPKMSRVVQQLKTALVHQEGIPENYEEILKTAVSPIGFKSREELKKLFSQGVLLDGGKTCFSLSRSGGHRELISIAKCFRYTENKSGFSTYYNSRFPVGCYNTKGRYLNTTIRTQFLSPGIAYTVNLIFKYPYIFEDKVVGKQGFIALRYRLGKEKKISIVHLADKSEEDWLIARLHEFTSPQSVVVLEFEFDNSLESSALEGFEFDDSFENLVLEGFEFQPVEINVEDVDQLELGKYQEIVKSAEPGLMYRSMQELKMLLSKGVLVNGGNTWFYLTDNEHHCEMISIKECLIPDATSNYSYHTDMNSRFLVGYALTSKFKSHVKAQFLSPHITYTVNFVIKPVFRSKSKHAMIRMMYKFGRENRTFSLFVADKREDDWWMLELFQFTSQGTTADFEIIFVVSNPAIVVEGIEFQPVEIVDNHVLKEDQVLIPSQGTLGLGNHDQEWYFLNGNGKKCLMLSARAACTTRYPIWQYLPESRFGETMGFKVNTYELHITREISCKVLESETGYATYLVYKLDSCDHRSHKIPVWVWDDEVGLKPSEVDDDDKWYIFLVAPRTPVIANGTIDQNATNPANRPKINGIPQQRSNGGWMEVQVWEFQTPSNTHEMIPLHLKLYGPNSLVGVTIQGIEFRPV; translated from the exons ATGGAAGCCTTCACGAAAGAGTTTGAACATCTCAAAATCCAACTCATAGATTTAAAAGCAGTCACAGACGACTTTAATGAATCCAAAGTTATCGGACATGGTGGTTTCGGGAAAGTGTATGAAGGGGAACTGACACACCATAAGGGGCAGAGCCTTGTTGCTATAAAGCGACTAGATCGTAAACATGGTCAAGGAGACCCTGAATTCTGGAAGGAGGTAATGATGCTCTCACGTTACTCACATCCAAATCTCATCTCCCTTCTTGGATACTGTGACGATGCTAACGAAAAGTTACTTGTGTACGAACACGCACTCAATGGAAGCCTAGATCGGCACTTAAGTTCTACTTCTCTCAGTTGGACACAACGTATCAGAATATGTCTTGATGCGGCAATTGGTCTATGTTACCTTCACGATGAAACAGGCACCCAGCAACGAGTTGTCCATCGAGATATTAAAAGTCCTAATATACTTCTCGATCGAGATTGGAATGCCAAAATTGCAGACATGGGACTGTCCAGAATAGGACCCGCCAATCAGGAGCACACGGCTGTTATCACCGAGGCTGTAGGTACCTTGGGGTACATAGATCCAATGTATCAAGAGTGGGGCATCCTAACCAAAGAGTCGGACGTCTACTCTTTTGGGGTTGTCTTATTTGAAGTGTTGTGTGGCAGACTATGCACCGTCAAAATGAATGGTGCATATCGTAGTTTAGTGCGTATGTGGAAAAAAAGCTACACAGATAAGGTGTTAAGCACAATCATCTTTAAGAATTATCTGATGATACCATTGGATTCGACTTGTTTGAAAACCTTTTCAGACATTGCCTTCCAATGTTTAAATGAGTTTCGTGAACATCGGCCAAAGATGTCTCGTGTTGTGCAACAACTAAAGACTGCACTTGTACATCAAGAGGGGATCCCAGAGAATTATGAAGAGATACTTAAGACTGCTGTATCTCCTATCGGCTTCAAATCCAGAGAGGAACTGAAAAAGCTTTTCTCCCAAGGGGTCCTCCTTGACGGGGGCAAAACG TGCTTTTCGTTGAGTCGCAGTGGAGGACATCGTGAATTGATATCTATTGCAAAATGCTTTCGTTATACTGAAAATAAATCTGGATTTTCCACTTATTATAACTCAAG ATTTCCAGTGGGGTGCTATAATACAAAAGGCAGATACCTCAACACAACAATCAGAACTCAATTCCTATCTCCAGGAATCGCTTACACGGTGAACCTGATCTTCAAATATCCATACATATTCGAGGACAAGGTGGTTGGGAAACAGGGATTTATAGCTCTCAGATACAGATTAGGAAAGGAGAAAAAAATATCAATTGTGCACCTTGCAGATAAGAGTGAAGAAGATTGGTTGATAGCAAGGTTGCATGAATTTACTAGCCCCCAGAGTGTTGTAGTTTTGGAATTTGAATTTGATAATTCCTTGGAGAGTTCAGCATTAGAAGGCTTTGAATTTGATGATTCCTTCGAGAATTTAGTATTAGAAGGCTTTGAATTTCAACCTGTGGAAATCAAT gtgGAGGATGTTGATCAATTAGAATTAGGTAAGTATCAAGAGATAGTAAAATCTGCAGAACCTGGTCTGATGTACAGATCCATGCAGGAACTCAAGATGCTTCTATCAAAAGGTGTTCTTGTTAACGGTGGCAACACG TGGTTCTATCTAACTGACAACGAACATCACTGTGAGATGATTTCCATCAAAGAATGTTTGATTCCAGATGCGACAAGCAATTACAGCTATCATACTGACATGAACTCAAG ATTTCTAGTGGGCTATGCACTAACATCCAAATTTAAGTCGCATGTTAAAGCTCAATTCTTGTCTCCACATATTACATACACGGTCAACTTTGTCATTAAACCTGTATTTAGGTCCAAGTCAAAACACGCAATGATAAGAATGATGTACAAATTTGGACGAGAAAACAGAACCTTTAGTTTGTTCGTTGCCGATAAGAGAGAAGATGACTGGTGGATGTTGGAACTGTTTCAGTTTACTAGCCAAGGGACAACTGCTGATTTTGAAATTATCTTTGTAGTCAGTAATCCAGCTATAGTAGTCGAAGGCATTGAGTTTCAGCCTGTAGAAATT GTAGACAATCATGTTTTAAAGGAAGATCAGGTTCTAATACCTTCCCAAGGCACCCTAGGCCTAGGGAATCATGATCAAGAG TGGTATTTTcttaatggaaatgggaagaaatgtCTAATGTTATCCGCAAGAGCAGCTTGCACAACACGTTACCCGATATGGCAGTATTTACCCGAATCGAG ATTTGGAGAAACCATGGGATTTAAAGTCAATACCTACGAACTTCATATCACCAGAGAAATAAGTTGTAAAGTATTAGAATCTGAAACAGGATATGCAACTTACCTTGTCTACAAATTAGATTCGTGTGATCACCGATCACACAAGATTCCTGTGTGGGTGTGGGATGATGAAGTTGGTTTGAAACCATCGGAAGTTGACGATGATGATAAATGGTATATCTTTTTAGTTGCTCCACGAACACCAGTTATTGCTAACGGAACTATTGATCAAAATGCTACCAACCCGGCAAATAGACCAAAAATAAATGGTATTCCACAACAGAGGAGCAACGGTGGTTGGATGGAGGTACAAGTTTGGGAATTTCAAACACCATCTAACACCCACGAAATGATCCCTCTTCATCTTAAATTGTACGGTCCTAATTCACTTGTTGGGGTTACTATACAGGGCATTGAGTTTAGACCCGTATAA